One Setaria italica strain Yugu1 chromosome II, Setaria_italica_v2.0, whole genome shotgun sequence DNA segment encodes these proteins:
- the LOC101757795 gene encoding kinesin-like protein KIN-12E isoform X1, whose protein sequence is MAAPGASAGSRRASTSRPRRASAAAVESNENDDLAAAPSTSSSVFAHPAASVPHFSLPPRSPLAAIADPGRNPRSAPVTPKSLAGTPRACVAGTGARDRTSSVGAARRVFDLRDLGGPEVPLEVPHFELDEDPAFWKDRNVQVLIRIRPINDTENATHGQKRCLLQDSSKTLSWNGPPETMFTFDHVACETISQEKLFKVVGLPMVENCMSGYNGCLFAYGQTGSGKTYTMMGELAKLGNELSKDSGLTPRIFEYLFARINEEEELRREEKLKYICKCSFLEIYNEQITDLLEPSSTNLQIREDIKKGVYVENLMECYVSSVEDVMLLLLQGVANRKMAATNMNSESSRSHSVFTCVIESRWESDSMTHLRFGRLNLVDLAGSERQKSSGAEGERLKEAANINRSLSTLGLVIMTLVDVANGRNRHVPYRDSRLTFLLQDSLGGNSKTTIVANISPSICSSSETLSTLKFAQRAKLIQNNAKVNEDASGDVMALQRQIEELKDQLTCLKKQQNCPGSPGLQLLDSDFANEFKSLCGVDDQPDCDLNVLKQKVSHLEDVLVGSLRREKSAETKIGKQEAEIQHLNRLINLMESDAQRLRRRLELRGEKQRLHSMDENAALYQEIQLLQEQINENPQLTHFALENKRLIEELTMLQNFYKQGEREMLLTEISLLRNHFLHILEQKYTTAPKNVETQGDETIKELDNCRKELDACLENNVLLAREVNKLRCELIQYQKACTNQVAPEAEENVVVTSINAMENNQAGQNFSCLSSDDVSKQFMQAGTMANISESFQLELPYEIDSEDLESPSHLHYPETHDLCHAHEKAPVMGIHLHDETLLCQESEMVNSRKHQSHEELERLKRTNRELTEKLVIMAEESNRLSEIIVAKDVEIASLSEEWEAAIFDLMSFLTDGCRSLDDAYQNIDNMISSFPHSSSSVSEHVEKAMKVSIEKEKMIFKLQIELQAAQKIGREVKEKLHILRGATLAITEAQQLDNEESSQEELQLVGLLHQKDCIIQELKNHLKAGKCRFAETAEEHSCNDLILPDNSVDMIEEQPDENEPTGQANPDYQSKLDSMLHLVEDKSNKVLTLFSNFEAAQETMEEAELMLSALLKVNEELKLERDNCRQAVELLLSEKTSLISELKELEASSSCTSQRYDKLHQQINDCVVEMAELASTIRGSFQQMQRVSTVELFALCSEIITFGQDLKRCIRESRSYIVNMASLIEEKGRSTKQFQHLNANTSGSACQQVESHTCQCGSSKPDFSQSDYSTDYASLRREFDRKINIAEGLSFDLKLLQESTSNAKDMKDKADEISTALSNVQRELDIKTDAMENMLRKQKALEEELVENGAVLTVLRSELERSQSLSSALLKENKDLRVMLEEETVKNSEIKVLLEDKVNVIEGLESQILLLNRSEVGQLMSDIEELKNNIKIMNSNRENLQAEILTLRDKLEMAMALSEENEAAAIEARQTAEISKIYAEEKEEEVKILERSVEELEGTVTVLEEEVCNLKEEVRSYQLHKQSEDQLQAVGDMLSVEKASKCDAAGELCQGKCHLEKRLQAEILAHQDVRKRIEHLTLEVKHKDDEIRQYKEHIAELVLHSEAQSLLYQEKYHEMEHMVSRQKFVPHESSSDIVHAKTEKPSGRARGSGSPFRCISSIIQQMNSEKDQEISVARQRIEELEGLVSGKQKEICLLTSRLAAVDTMTHDIIRELLGVKLDMTNYANLLDQEELQKLLIASQQQIEQSKAKDTELEVLREELGRLILERDSLLDDMDQRKTDLLETQLLVEQLEQREQMLETQIEILQLEKDSLQQKIMEMDETMELLVGSNQPDTNLRMGDHGSSEFSRRLAQSDMLLSHARQEHSRSHATRSSRAHHGRYR, encoded by the exons atggccgcgcccggcgccagcgccggcagccggcgcgcctccacctcccgcccccgccgcgcctccgcggcggcggtggagtccAACGAGAACGACGACCTCGCCGCTGCGCCCTCCACCTCTTCCTCCGTATTCGCACACCCCGCCGCCTCAGTTCCGCATTTCTCGCTGCCCCCGAGGTCGCCGCTCGCGGCCATCGCGGATCCCGGGCGGAACCCGCGGTCCGCGCCGGTGACGCCGAAGTCGCTGGCCGGCACGCCCAGGGCCTGCGTGGCGGGGACTGGGGCCAGGGACCGGACCTCGTCGGTtggggcggcgaggagggtgTTCGATCTGAGGGATCTCGGGGGTCCGGAGGTGCCTCTGGAGGTGCCGCACTTCGAGCTCGACGAGGACCCCGCGTTCTGGAAGGATCGCAATGTGCAG GTGTTGATACGAATAAGACCAATTAATGATACCGAGAATGCCACTCATGGTCAGAAAAGATGCTTGCTGCAGGATAGCTCAAAGACATTGAGCTGGAATGGACCTCCCGAAACAATGTTCACGTTTGACCATGTTGCATGTGAAACAATATCACAG GAAAAGCTATTCAAAGTTGTGGGTCTGCCAATGGTGGAGAACTGCATGTCTGGATACAATGGCTGTTTGTTTGCCTATGGTCAG ACGGGAAGTGGGAAAACTTACACAATGATGGGAGAACTTGCCAAGTTGGGCAATGAGCTTAGTAAGGACTCTGGCTTGACACCTCGCATTTTTGAATATCTGTTTGCACGGATAAATGAG GAAGAAGAGCTCCGGAGAGAAGAAAAGCTTAAATATATCTGCAAATGCTCTTTTCTTGAGATTTACAATGAACAGATAACTGATCTACTTGAACCATCATCAACCAATCTTCAG ATCCGTGAAGATATAAAGAAAGGTGTATATGTTGAAAATCTTATGGAATGTTATGTGTCATCTGTTGAAGATGTTATGTTGCTATTGCTACAG GGGGTTGCAAACAGGAAAATGGCTGCCACAAATATGAATAGCGAGAGCAGCCGCTCACATAGTGTCTTTACTTGTGTAATTGAGAGCCGTTGGGAAAGTGATTCGATGACACACCTTCGTTTTGGGAGGTTGAACTTGGTTGATCTTGCTGGTTCTGAGAG GCAGAAAAGCTCAGGTGCTGAAGGAGAACGATTGAAAGAAGCTGCAAACATTAATAGATCATTGTCTACCCTTGG GCTCGTTATCATGACTCTAGTGGATGTTGCAAATGGGAGAAACCGTCATGTTCCCTATAGAGATTCAAGGCTTACATTTCTCCTCCAG GATTCCTTAGGAGGGAACTCTAAAACGACAATTGTTGCAAATATCAGCCCATCTATTTG TTCTTCCAGTGAGACATTGAGTACATTGAAGTTTGCTCAACGTGCGAAGCTGATTCAAAATAAT GCAAAAGTAAATGAAGACGCTTCGGGAGATGTTATGGCTTTACAAAGGCAGATAGAGGAACTAAAG GATCAACTGACATGCTTGAAGAAGCAGCAAAATTGTCCTGGATCACCTGGCTTGCAGCTGCTTGATTCAGACTTTGCGAACGAATTCAAATCTTTGTGTGGAGTAGATGATCAACCAGACTGTGATCTGAATGTACTAAAGCAAAAG GTTAGTCACCTAGAAGATGTCTTGGTTGGGAGCCTCAGGAGAGAGAAATCAGCAGAGACCAAGATTGGGAAACAGGAAGCGGAAATACAGCATTTGAACCGTTTG ATCAACCTGATGGAATCTGATGCACAACGCTTGAGGAGGCGACTCGAACTTCGTGGTGAAAAACAAAGATTGCATTCAATGGATGAAAATGCTGCATTGTACCAGGAGATTCAGCTATTGCAGGAACAAATCAATGAGAATCCTCAATTGACTCACTTTGCTTTGGAAAACAAGAGATTGATTGAGGAACTTACAAT GCTTCAAAACTTCTACAAGCAAGGGGAAAGAGAGATGTTACTAACAGAGATATCTCTTTTGCGCAATCAT TTCCTTCACATTCTTGAGCAGAAATATACAACAGCTCCGAAAAATGTAGAAACTCAG GGTGATGAGACCATCAAGGAGCTTGACAATTGCAGGAAGGAACTGGATGCATGCTTAGAAAACAATGTTCTGTTAGCTCG TGAAGTAAATAAACTTCGCTGTGAACTGATACAATACCAGAAGGCTTGCACAAATCAA GTTGCTCCTGAGGCAGAGGAGAATGTTGTGGTCACAAGCATCAATGCAATGGAAAAT AATCAAGCTGGACAGAATTTTTCATGTTTATCATCAGATGATGTTAGCAAGCAGTTCATGCAAGCAGGGACCATGGCTAATATTTCAGAATCATTTCAACTTGAGTTACCTTATGAAATTGATAGCGAAGATCTGGAGTCACCTTCTCATTTGCACTATCCAGAAACACATGATTTATGTCATGCCCATGAAAAAGCTCCAGTGATGGGTATACATTTACATGATGAGACTTTATTATGTCAAGAGAGTGAAATGGTGAACTCTAGGAAACATCAATCACATGAAGAGTTGGAGCGCCTTAAAAGAACAAATCGAGAGCTCACAGAAAAGTTAGTCATTATGGCTGAAGAAAGTAACAGGCTTTCAGAGATTATTGTTGCAAAAGATGTAGAAATTGCTTCTTTGTCTGAAGAATGGGAGGCTGCAATTTTTGATCTAATGAGCTTCTTAACAGATGGATGTAGATCACTAGATGATGCATATCAGAACATTGATAATATGATTAGCTCATTTCCTCACAGTAGTAGTTCTGTAAGTGAACATGTGGAGAAGGCTATGAAAGTTAGCATTGAGAAGGAAAAGATGATCTTCAAACTTCAAATTGAACTACAAGCTGCACAGAAAATTGGCAGGGAAGTGAAGGAAAAGTTGCACATTTTAAGAGGTGCAACTCTTGCTATTACTGAAGCTCAGCAGTTGGATAATGAAGAAAGCTCTCAGGAAGAACTACAACTAGTAGGTTTATTGCACCAAAAGGATTGTATAATACAAGAACTAAAGAACCAtttgaaagcaggaaaatgtcGCTTTGCAGAAACAGCAGAAGAACATTCTTGTAATGACCTAATATTGCCTGATAATTCAGTTGACATGATTGAGGAACAGCCTGATGAAAATGAACCAACAGGTCAAGCTAATCCAGATTACCAG TCAAAGCTTGATAGCATGCTACATCTTGTTGAAGACAAATCAAATAAGGTTCTGACCTTATTCTCAAATTTTGAGGCGGCTCAAGAAACCATGGAAGAGGCTGAACTTATGCTTTCAGCTTTGTTGAAGGTCAATGAAGAATTGAAACTTGAAAGAGATAATTGTAGGCAAGCGGTGGAATTGTTATTGTCTGAGAAAACTTCTCTGATCAGTGAGTTGAAGGAACTTGAAGCATCAAGTTCTTGTACATCACAGAGGTATGACAAATTGCACCAACAGATAAATGATTGTGTAGTAGAGATGGCTGAGCTTGCTTCTACAATAAGGGGGTCGTTTCAGCAAATGCAAAGGGTCTCTACAGTAGAACTCTTTGCTCTTTGCTCGGAGATTATTACTTTTGGCCAAGACTTGAAGAGATGTATAAGGGAGTCAAGGTCATATATAGTTAACATGGCATCACTTATAGAAGAAAAAGGCAGATCTACAAAGCAGTTCCAGCACCTCAATGCAAATACTTCTGGGTCTGCTTGTCAGCAGGTAGAGTCGCATACATGTCAATGCGGTAGCAGCAAACCTGACTTTTCTCAATCTGATTATAGTACAGATTATGCATCACTCAGAAGAGAGTTTGACAGGAAGATTAATATAGCAGAAGGATTGTCTTTTGACCTCAAACTACTGCAAGAGTCCACCTCAAACGCGAAAGATATGAAAGACAAAGCTGATGAAATATCTACTGCCCTTAGCAATGTTCAAAGAGAACTAGATATAAAAACTGATGCAATGGAAAACATGTTAAGAAAACAGAAGGCACTTGAGGAAGAACTGGTTGAAAATGGTGCTGTACTCACAGTTTTAAGATCAGAGTTAGAGAGATCTCAAAGTTTATCATCGGCGCTATTGAAGGAGAACAAAGATCTGAGAGTAATGTTGGAAGAGGAAACTGTGAAGAATAGTGAAATAAAAGTCCTGTTGGAAGACAAAGTTAATGTCATAGAGGGATTGGAGAGCCAGATACTTTTGCTAAATCGTTCTGAAGTGGGGCAATTAATGTCAGATATTGAAGAATTAAAAAATAAcattaaaataatgaatagtAATAGGGAAAATCTCCAGGCAGAGATACTTACATTAAGGGACAAGCTTGAGATGGCAATGGCTTTATCTGAGGAAAATGAAGCTGCTGCTATTGAAGCTCGTCAA ACTGCAGAGATCAGTAAAATCTATGctgaggagaaagaggaggaagtTAAGATTCTTGAACGATCTGTTGAGGAACTTGAAGGAACAGTAACTGTACTCGAGGAAGAG GTATGCAACCTTAAAGAGGAAGTAAGGAGCTATCAACTACATAAACAATCTGAAGACCAATTACAAGCTGTTGGTGACATGCTTTCTGTAGAAAAAGCATCAAAATGTGATGCTGCTGGGGAATTGTGTCAAGGGAAATGTCATCTAGAAAA AAGATTACAAGCTGAGATTCTTGCACATCAAGATGTTAGAAAGAGGATTGAACATCTCACActggaagtaaaacataaagatgATGAG ATTAGGCAATACAAAGAGCATATTGCTGAATTGGTCCTGCACTCAGAAGCACAATCTTTGTTGTATCAGGAGAAG TATCATGAGATGGAGCACATGGTTTCAAGACAGAAGTTTGTTCCACATGAATCCAGTTCTGATATTGTCCATGCCAAAACTGAAAAGCCTTCGGGGCGAGCAAGAGGATCTGGTTCACCTTTCCGGTGCATATCTAGCATTATTCAACAAATGAACTCTGAGAAGGATCAAGAAATTTCAGTGGCACGCCAACGAATTGAAGAACTAGAAGGGTTGGTTAGTGGTAAACAGAAAGAG ATATGCTTGCTAACCTCGAGACTGGCTGCTGTGGATACCATGACGCATGATATTATAAGGGAGCTACTTGGCGTCAAACTAGACATGACAAACTATGCT AATTTGCTTGACCAAGAAGAACTGCAAAAGCTGCTAATAGCATCCCAACAACAAATTGAACAATCAAAGGCGAAG GACACAGAACTCGAGGTGCTCAGAGAAGAACTTGGTCGTCTCATTCTGGAAAGGGACAG CTTGCTTGATGACATGGACCAAAGGAAGACAGATCTATTGGAGACTCAACTGCTTGTTGAACAGCTTGAGCAAAGGGAGCAAATGTTGGAAACGCAGATCGAAATATTGCAG TTGGAGAAAGATAGCCTTCAACAGAAGATAATGGAGATGGACGAGACCATGGAGCTGCTAGTCGGATCAAATCAACCAGATACAAATCTACGAATG GGTGATCATGGCAGCAGCGAGTTCAGCAGGAGGCTAGCTCAGTCGGACATGCTCCTCTCCCACGCGAGGCAGGAACACTCTCGCAGCCACGCGACCCGAAGCTCGAGGGCGCATCATGGCCGATATCGCTGA
- the LOC101757795 gene encoding kinesin-like protein KIN-12E isoform X4 translates to MAAPGASAGSRRASTSRPRRASAAAVESNENDDLAAAPSTSSSVFAHPAASVPHFSLPPRSPLAAIADPGRNPRSAPVTPKSLAGTPRACVAGTGARDRTSSVGAARRVFDLRDLGGPEVPLEVPHFELDEDPAFWKDRNVQVLIRIRPINDTENATHGQKRCLLQDSSKTLSWNGPPETMFTFDHVACETISQEKLFKVVGLPMVENCMSGYNGCLFAYGQTGSGKTYTMMGELAKLGNELSKDSGLTPRIFEYLFARINEEEELRREEKLKYICKCSFLEIYNEQITDLLEPSSTNLQIREDIKKGVYVENLMECYVSSVEDVMLLLLQGVANRKMAATNMNSESSRSHSVFTCVIESRWESDSMTHLRFGRLNLVDLAGSERQKSSGAEGERLKEAANINRSLSTLGLVIMTLVDVANGRNRHVPYRDSRLTFLLQDSLGGNSKTTIVANISPSICSSSETLSTLKFAQRAKLIQNNAKVNEDASGDVMALQRQIEELKDQLTCLKKQQNCPGSPGLQLLDSDFANEFKSLCGVDDQPDCDLNVLKQKVSHLEDVLVGSLRREKSAETKIGKQEAEIQHLNRLINLMESDAQRLRRRLELRGEKQRLHSMDENAALYQEIQLLQEQINENPQLTHFALENKRLIEELTMLQNFYKQGEREMLLTEISLLRNHFLHILEQKYTTAPKNVETQGDETIKELDNCRKELDACLENNVLLAREVNKLRCELIQYQKACTNQVAPEAEENVVVTSINAMENNQAGQNFSCLSSDDVSKQFMQAGTMANISESFQLELPYEIDSEDLESPSHLHYPETHDLCHAHEKAPVMGIHLHDETLLCQESEMVNSRKHQSHEELERLKRTNRELTEKLVIMAEESNRLSEIIVAKDVEIASLSEEWEAAIFDLMSFLTDGCRSLDDAYQNIDNMISSFPHSSSSVSEHVEKAMKVSIEKEKMIFKLQIELQAAQKIGREVKEKLHILRGATLAITEAQQLDNEESSQEELQLVGLLHQKDCIIQELKNHLKAGKCRFAETAEEHSCNDLILPDNSVDMIEEQPDENEPTGQANPDYQSKLDSMLHLVEDKSNKVLTLFSNFEAAQETMEEAELMLSALLKVNEELKLERDNCRQAVELLLSEKTSLISELKELEASSSCTSQRYDKLHQQINDCVVEMAELASTIRGSFQQMQRVSTVELFALCSEIITFGQDLKRCIRESRSYIVNMASLIEEKGRSTKQFQHLNANTSGSACQQVESHTCQCGSSKPDFSQSDYSTDYASLRREFDRKINIAEGLSFDLKLLQESTSNAKDMKDKADEISTALSNVQRELDIKTDAMENMLRKQKALEEELVENGAVLTVLRSELERSQSLSSALLKENKDLRVMLEEETVKNSEIKVLLEDKVNVIEGLESQILLLNRSEVGQLMSDIEELKNNIKIMNSNRENLQAEILTLRDKLEMAMALSEENEAAAIEARQTAEISKIYAEEKEEEVKILERSVEELEGTVTVLEEEVCNLKEEVRSYQLHKQSEDQLQAVGDMLSVEKASKCDAAGELCQGKCHLEN, encoded by the exons atggccgcgcccggcgccagcgccggcagccggcgcgcctccacctcccgcccccgccgcgcctccgcggcggcggtggagtccAACGAGAACGACGACCTCGCCGCTGCGCCCTCCACCTCTTCCTCCGTATTCGCACACCCCGCCGCCTCAGTTCCGCATTTCTCGCTGCCCCCGAGGTCGCCGCTCGCGGCCATCGCGGATCCCGGGCGGAACCCGCGGTCCGCGCCGGTGACGCCGAAGTCGCTGGCCGGCACGCCCAGGGCCTGCGTGGCGGGGACTGGGGCCAGGGACCGGACCTCGTCGGTtggggcggcgaggagggtgTTCGATCTGAGGGATCTCGGGGGTCCGGAGGTGCCTCTGGAGGTGCCGCACTTCGAGCTCGACGAGGACCCCGCGTTCTGGAAGGATCGCAATGTGCAG GTGTTGATACGAATAAGACCAATTAATGATACCGAGAATGCCACTCATGGTCAGAAAAGATGCTTGCTGCAGGATAGCTCAAAGACATTGAGCTGGAATGGACCTCCCGAAACAATGTTCACGTTTGACCATGTTGCATGTGAAACAATATCACAG GAAAAGCTATTCAAAGTTGTGGGTCTGCCAATGGTGGAGAACTGCATGTCTGGATACAATGGCTGTTTGTTTGCCTATGGTCAG ACGGGAAGTGGGAAAACTTACACAATGATGGGAGAACTTGCCAAGTTGGGCAATGAGCTTAGTAAGGACTCTGGCTTGACACCTCGCATTTTTGAATATCTGTTTGCACGGATAAATGAG GAAGAAGAGCTCCGGAGAGAAGAAAAGCTTAAATATATCTGCAAATGCTCTTTTCTTGAGATTTACAATGAACAGATAACTGATCTACTTGAACCATCATCAACCAATCTTCAG ATCCGTGAAGATATAAAGAAAGGTGTATATGTTGAAAATCTTATGGAATGTTATGTGTCATCTGTTGAAGATGTTATGTTGCTATTGCTACAG GGGGTTGCAAACAGGAAAATGGCTGCCACAAATATGAATAGCGAGAGCAGCCGCTCACATAGTGTCTTTACTTGTGTAATTGAGAGCCGTTGGGAAAGTGATTCGATGACACACCTTCGTTTTGGGAGGTTGAACTTGGTTGATCTTGCTGGTTCTGAGAG GCAGAAAAGCTCAGGTGCTGAAGGAGAACGATTGAAAGAAGCTGCAAACATTAATAGATCATTGTCTACCCTTGG GCTCGTTATCATGACTCTAGTGGATGTTGCAAATGGGAGAAACCGTCATGTTCCCTATAGAGATTCAAGGCTTACATTTCTCCTCCAG GATTCCTTAGGAGGGAACTCTAAAACGACAATTGTTGCAAATATCAGCCCATCTATTTG TTCTTCCAGTGAGACATTGAGTACATTGAAGTTTGCTCAACGTGCGAAGCTGATTCAAAATAAT GCAAAAGTAAATGAAGACGCTTCGGGAGATGTTATGGCTTTACAAAGGCAGATAGAGGAACTAAAG GATCAACTGACATGCTTGAAGAAGCAGCAAAATTGTCCTGGATCACCTGGCTTGCAGCTGCTTGATTCAGACTTTGCGAACGAATTCAAATCTTTGTGTGGAGTAGATGATCAACCAGACTGTGATCTGAATGTACTAAAGCAAAAG GTTAGTCACCTAGAAGATGTCTTGGTTGGGAGCCTCAGGAGAGAGAAATCAGCAGAGACCAAGATTGGGAAACAGGAAGCGGAAATACAGCATTTGAACCGTTTG ATCAACCTGATGGAATCTGATGCACAACGCTTGAGGAGGCGACTCGAACTTCGTGGTGAAAAACAAAGATTGCATTCAATGGATGAAAATGCTGCATTGTACCAGGAGATTCAGCTATTGCAGGAACAAATCAATGAGAATCCTCAATTGACTCACTTTGCTTTGGAAAACAAGAGATTGATTGAGGAACTTACAAT GCTTCAAAACTTCTACAAGCAAGGGGAAAGAGAGATGTTACTAACAGAGATATCTCTTTTGCGCAATCAT TTCCTTCACATTCTTGAGCAGAAATATACAACAGCTCCGAAAAATGTAGAAACTCAG GGTGATGAGACCATCAAGGAGCTTGACAATTGCAGGAAGGAACTGGATGCATGCTTAGAAAACAATGTTCTGTTAGCTCG TGAAGTAAATAAACTTCGCTGTGAACTGATACAATACCAGAAGGCTTGCACAAATCAA GTTGCTCCTGAGGCAGAGGAGAATGTTGTGGTCACAAGCATCAATGCAATGGAAAAT AATCAAGCTGGACAGAATTTTTCATGTTTATCATCAGATGATGTTAGCAAGCAGTTCATGCAAGCAGGGACCATGGCTAATATTTCAGAATCATTTCAACTTGAGTTACCTTATGAAATTGATAGCGAAGATCTGGAGTCACCTTCTCATTTGCACTATCCAGAAACACATGATTTATGTCATGCCCATGAAAAAGCTCCAGTGATGGGTATACATTTACATGATGAGACTTTATTATGTCAAGAGAGTGAAATGGTGAACTCTAGGAAACATCAATCACATGAAGAGTTGGAGCGCCTTAAAAGAACAAATCGAGAGCTCACAGAAAAGTTAGTCATTATGGCTGAAGAAAGTAACAGGCTTTCAGAGATTATTGTTGCAAAAGATGTAGAAATTGCTTCTTTGTCTGAAGAATGGGAGGCTGCAATTTTTGATCTAATGAGCTTCTTAACAGATGGATGTAGATCACTAGATGATGCATATCAGAACATTGATAATATGATTAGCTCATTTCCTCACAGTAGTAGTTCTGTAAGTGAACATGTGGAGAAGGCTATGAAAGTTAGCATTGAGAAGGAAAAGATGATCTTCAAACTTCAAATTGAACTACAAGCTGCACAGAAAATTGGCAGGGAAGTGAAGGAAAAGTTGCACATTTTAAGAGGTGCAACTCTTGCTATTACTGAAGCTCAGCAGTTGGATAATGAAGAAAGCTCTCAGGAAGAACTACAACTAGTAGGTTTATTGCACCAAAAGGATTGTATAATACAAGAACTAAAGAACCAtttgaaagcaggaaaatgtcGCTTTGCAGAAACAGCAGAAGAACATTCTTGTAATGACCTAATATTGCCTGATAATTCAGTTGACATGATTGAGGAACAGCCTGATGAAAATGAACCAACAGGTCAAGCTAATCCAGATTACCAG TCAAAGCTTGATAGCATGCTACATCTTGTTGAAGACAAATCAAATAAGGTTCTGACCTTATTCTCAAATTTTGAGGCGGCTCAAGAAACCATGGAAGAGGCTGAACTTATGCTTTCAGCTTTGTTGAAGGTCAATGAAGAATTGAAACTTGAAAGAGATAATTGTAGGCAAGCGGTGGAATTGTTATTGTCTGAGAAAACTTCTCTGATCAGTGAGTTGAAGGAACTTGAAGCATCAAGTTCTTGTACATCACAGAGGTATGACAAATTGCACCAACAGATAAATGATTGTGTAGTAGAGATGGCTGAGCTTGCTTCTACAATAAGGGGGTCGTTTCAGCAAATGCAAAGGGTCTCTACAGTAGAACTCTTTGCTCTTTGCTCGGAGATTATTACTTTTGGCCAAGACTTGAAGAGATGTATAAGGGAGTCAAGGTCATATATAGTTAACATGGCATCACTTATAGAAGAAAAAGGCAGATCTACAAAGCAGTTCCAGCACCTCAATGCAAATACTTCTGGGTCTGCTTGTCAGCAGGTAGAGTCGCATACATGTCAATGCGGTAGCAGCAAACCTGACTTTTCTCAATCTGATTATAGTACAGATTATGCATCACTCAGAAGAGAGTTTGACAGGAAGATTAATATAGCAGAAGGATTGTCTTTTGACCTCAAACTACTGCAAGAGTCCACCTCAAACGCGAAAGATATGAAAGACAAAGCTGATGAAATATCTACTGCCCTTAGCAATGTTCAAAGAGAACTAGATATAAAAACTGATGCAATGGAAAACATGTTAAGAAAACAGAAGGCACTTGAGGAAGAACTGGTTGAAAATGGTGCTGTACTCACAGTTTTAAGATCAGAGTTAGAGAGATCTCAAAGTTTATCATCGGCGCTATTGAAGGAGAACAAAGATCTGAGAGTAATGTTGGAAGAGGAAACTGTGAAGAATAGTGAAATAAAAGTCCTGTTGGAAGACAAAGTTAATGTCATAGAGGGATTGGAGAGCCAGATACTTTTGCTAAATCGTTCTGAAGTGGGGCAATTAATGTCAGATATTGAAGAATTAAAAAATAAcattaaaataatgaatagtAATAGGGAAAATCTCCAGGCAGAGATACTTACATTAAGGGACAAGCTTGAGATGGCAATGGCTTTATCTGAGGAAAATGAAGCTGCTGCTATTGAAGCTCGTCAA ACTGCAGAGATCAGTAAAATCTATGctgaggagaaagaggaggaagtTAAGATTCTTGAACGATCTGTTGAGGAACTTGAAGGAACAGTAACTGTACTCGAGGAAGAG GTATGCAACCTTAAAGAGGAAGTAAGGAGCTATCAACTACATAAACAATCTGAAGACCAATTACAAGCTGTTGGTGACATGCTTTCTGTAGAAAAAGCATCAAAATGTGATGCTGCTGGGGAATTGTGTCAAGGGAAATGTCATCTAGAAAA TTGA